The proteins below come from a single Lactobacillus johnsonii genomic window:
- a CDS encoding tetratricopeptide repeat protein, whose product MNFTQFIGSFKTGDASWEESPVLFERIHIAKNIIKGIYSNKRTIKAPEYLTDFGLRKTDSPRIFIKEYCKKLDKQMPSVLEVKKELLELDIRDLGDWIDGVVLVLGDYDSSYEVLKERMADVLKEFTVDNLIKMATLCGIENDASTALKLFNQAHTKCTDRETKEVILHRIDVTLLKREKNIDEFFKHSNSLITDINLSNDLGEIAALLNNLVAFQLILSNQENHHNNLILARLLLANGKIILNNAINKFTHINMKLTELVRYYSQIAINQVQIEIELNNIDIAKKIMLQDVEMVHKYNDEYLSEALSSLAYIYYIDKQYDQAVNTALSAIDEHIKIGNIIGINETKKLVTASFYKMGEEEKAKQILKTIKSDPIGILENYDKYYI is encoded by the coding sequence TTGAATTTTACTCAATTTATAGGTTCATTTAAAACAGGAGATGCTTCATGGGAAGAATCTCCTGTTTTATTTGAACGTATTCATATTGCTAAAAATATTATTAAAGGAATTTATTCAAATAAAAGAACTATAAAAGCACCAGAATATTTAACAGATTTTGGTTTAAGAAAAACGGATAGCCCACGAATTTTTATAAAAGAATATTGTAAAAAATTAGATAAACAAATGCCATCGGTACTGGAAGTAAAAAAAGAACTCTTAGAATTAGATATTCGCGATTTAGGTGATTGGATTGATGGTGTAGTTTTGGTACTGGGAGATTATGATTCTTCTTATGAAGTATTAAAAGAAAGAATGGCTGATGTTTTAAAAGAATTCACGGTTGATAATTTAATAAAGATGGCTACTTTATGTGGTATTGAAAATGATGCATCAACTGCTTTGAAACTATTTAATCAAGCACATACTAAGTGTACTGATAGAGAAACTAAAGAAGTTATTTTACATAGAATTGATGTAACTCTATTAAAAAGAGAAAAAAATATTGATGAGTTTTTTAAACATAGTAATAGCTTAATTACTGATATAAATTTGAGTAATGATCTAGGTGAAATAGCAGCGCTACTGAATAATCTCGTCGCCTTTCAATTAATACTATCTAATCAAGAAAATCACCATAATAATTTAATTTTAGCTAGACTTTTGCTTGCAAATGGGAAAATTATTCTTAATAATGCTATAAACAAATTTACACATATTAATATGAAACTTACCGAGCTTGTAAGGTATTATAGTCAGATAGCTATCAACCAAGTTCAGATAGAAATTGAATTAAATAATATAGATATTGCTAAAAAAATTATGTTGCAAGATGTAGAAATGGTTCATAAATATAATGATGAATATTTAAGTGAAGCATTATCTTCGTTAGCCTATATTTACTATATTGATAAACAGTATGACCAAGCGGTAAACACAGCGCTTAGTGCAATTGATGAGCATATAAAGATAGGCAATATTATTGGTATTAATGAAACTAAAAAACTTGTTACTGCTTCTTTTTATAAGATGGGAGAGGAAGAAAAAGCAAAGCAAATTTTGAAAACGATAAAATCTGATCCAATAGGAATTTTAGAAAATTATGACAAATACTATATTTAA
- a CDS encoding ABC transporter permease, with amino-acid sequence MKAAYRVTLRSIGTFDSVNVILVNYLLLPLVSLIMFLLIAFGASQDYSRILVGSVITTGITTGTGIVVASTVYDQNINLLDDIFSIRPTFKNYWLVKFVIAAVVLSLETILLGVIGLIVLNKVNIIPRLFLALPFEIFISVLLAYFCAVWGMKKENPYWLSNIVTGSLIILAGMIIPVSEYPTWLKFFAELLPISNLIDWIEANSFFNQDMLILLIKILVWYLVCLLSTKIFFSRRQER; translated from the coding sequence TTGAAAGCTGCCTATCGTGTTACTCTACGTTCGATTGGAACTTTTGACAGTGTTAACGTGATTTTAGTTAATTATTTACTGTTGCCATTAGTATCCTTAATTATGTTTTTGTTGATTGCCTTTGGAGCGAGTCAAGATTATTCTCGTATTTTGGTCGGAAGCGTGATTACTACAGGTATTACTACAGGTACTGGCATTGTGGTAGCGTCCACAGTTTATGATCAAAATATTAATTTACTGGACGATATTTTTTCAATTAGACCTACTTTTAAAAACTATTGGCTAGTAAAATTTGTAATTGCGGCAGTTGTCCTTTCTCTGGAAACAATTCTTTTGGGAGTAATAGGTTTAATAGTGCTTAATAAAGTAAATATTATTCCTAGGCTTTTTCTTGCTTTACCCTTTGAAATCTTTATAAGTGTTCTCTTAGCTTATTTTTGTGCTGTATGGGGAATGAAAAAAGAGAATCCTTACTGGCTTTCTAATATTGTAACGGGTAGTTTGATTATTTTAGCTGGAATGATTATTCCAGTAAGTGAATATCCTACTTGGTTAAAATTTTTTGCAGAACTACTTCCAATTAGTAATTTAATAGATTGGATAGAGGCAAATAGTTTTTTTAATCAAGATATGTTAATTTTATTAATCAAAATTTTAGTTTGGTATCTAGTTTGTTTATTAAGTACTAAGATATTTTTCTCTAGAAGGCAAGAACGATAA
- a CDS encoding APC family permease, with the protein MDTFDEAQKRKKLTWPVIALMDFVTVIGFDDIIYNFQNQGLAVVSDWILLLILFVVPYELIVGQLGATFSDDGGGLSSWLRHTSGDRMGYITAWCYWVVSLPYLVDVANSTVVSFAWLFKGHALSDKEMSNWAFALFTAIIFVIFIFFQHRFANSLQWLSIIGGGAMFIMTILFVIMTIVYLGEGRRIATQPFHFKNFLPTFDMKFLMSLGLLIFAMNGAEFVAPYVTEMKDGPKNFPKAMYMLAIMTGFLTIFGSFALGVFFNAHHLPDDLKMNGSYYAFQAMGEKFGMGKFFLYTFIITQALYMLAQLAVLVDGGARIFLSDTAKKYLPKQLTKTDKNGLPINGYWLTTGICSVLLFLSATLPSVNDIFNQLLNLNGIVSPYVTGLLFWAFIKIRLHPEKFPSQYVFIKNKTFAVIVGWWCLIITVTGATFGIVPIDAKAGSATWWHMLILNIVEPLLMIGLGIVLPLIAKWQRSKEN; encoded by the coding sequence TTGGATACTTTTGATGAGGCACAAAAACGTAAAAAACTAACTTGGCCCGTGATTGCCTTAATGGACTTTGTTACAGTTATTGGTTTTGATGACATTATCTATAACTTTCAAAATCAAGGATTAGCTGTAGTTAGTGACTGGATATTACTGTTAATTCTATTTGTAGTTCCATACGAATTAATCGTCGGACAACTAGGAGCTACTTTTTCAGATGATGGCGGAGGCTTATCTTCTTGGTTAAGACACACCTCTGGCGATCGAATGGGATATATTACTGCTTGGTGCTACTGGGTAGTTTCACTACCATATTTAGTTGATGTAGCTAATTCAACAGTTGTTTCTTTTGCATGGCTTTTTAAAGGACATGCATTAAGTGACAAAGAAATGAGTAATTGGGCTTTTGCTTTATTTACGGCAATTATTTTTGTCATCTTTATCTTTTTCCAACACCGATTTGCTAACTCGCTACAATGGTTATCTATCATCGGTGGTGGTGCCATGTTTATCATGACCATTCTTTTTGTAATTATGACTATCGTATATTTGGGTGAAGGCCGCAGAATTGCTACTCAACCTTTCCACTTTAAGAACTTCTTGCCAACGTTTGATATGAAATTCTTAATGTCATTAGGTTTATTGATTTTTGCCATGAATGGAGCTGAATTTGTTGCTCCTTACGTTACTGAAATGAAAGATGGCCCTAAGAATTTCCCTAAAGCAATGTACATGCTAGCAATCATGACTGGATTTTTAACTATTTTTGGTTCCTTTGCATTGGGCGTATTCTTTAATGCACATCACTTACCAGATGACTTAAAAATGAATGGTTCCTACTATGCTTTTCAAGCAATGGGAGAAAAATTCGGAATGGGTAAATTCTTCTTATATACTTTCATTATTACCCAAGCTCTCTACATGCTTGCCCAACTAGCTGTTTTAGTAGATGGCGGAGCTAGAATTTTCCTATCAGACACTGCTAAAAAATATCTACCCAAGCAATTAACTAAGACTGATAAAAATGGTCTACCAATTAATGGTTACTGGCTAACAACTGGAATTTGCTCAGTTTTACTATTTTTAAGTGCTACTCTTCCTTCAGTTAATGACATTTTCAATCAATTACTTAATTTAAACGGAATTGTATCACCATATGTTACCGGTCTACTCTTCTGGGCCTTTATTAAGATCAGACTTCACCCAGAAAAATTCCCATCACAATATGTATTTATCAAGAACAAAACCTTCGCTGTTATTGTTGGTTGGTGGTGTTTAATCATTACAGTTACCGGTGCAACTTTTGGAATCGTTCCAATTGATGCAAAAGCTGGCTCAGCTACTTGGTGGCATATGTTAATCCTAAACATTGTCGAACCTCTTTTAATGATTGGATTAGGAATTGTTTTACCATTAATTGCTAAGTGGCAAAGATCAAAGGAAAATTAA
- a CDS encoding ABC transporter ATP-binding protein gives MTNTIFKADNITRDYKDKKKTFHAIKNISFELHAGEVISFVGPNGAGKTTLIKSISNYLVPTSGQVEVEGVDLIKYPRKARKKMGIVFGGDRGFYYGATARENLEFFARVVGVKERNIKSNVQEALKTVNLVDVAEKKVSAYSKGMLQRLHIARGLVNHPKILMLDEPTAGLDIESVISIRQLVKRIASEKRGIILTSHNMSDIESLADRIFLIGGGMIHFEGSIQEVKKFAGVENNASLADAYLAVADQLKRRQV, from the coding sequence ATGACAAATACTATATTTAAAGCTGACAACATTACACGTGATTATAAAGATAAGAAAAAAACTTTTCATGCAATAAAAAATATTAGTTTTGAGTTACATGCAGGAGAAGTAATTTCTTTTGTTGGACCAAATGGAGCTGGCAAAACAACACTCATTAAATCCATTTCTAATTACTTAGTTCCTACTTCAGGACAAGTTGAAGTTGAGGGTGTGGATCTGATTAAGTATCCACGAAAAGCTAGGAAGAAGATGGGTATTGTTTTTGGTGGTGATCGTGGATTTTATTACGGCGCTACTGCGAGAGAAAATTTAGAATTTTTTGCTCGAGTCGTAGGTGTTAAAGAAAGAAATATTAAAAGCAATGTTCAAGAAGCTTTGAAAACTGTTAATTTAGTCGATGTAGCTGAAAAGAAAGTATCTGCTTATTCTAAAGGCATGTTGCAGCGACTTCATATTGCTCGTGGATTAGTAAATCATCCCAAAATATTAATGTTAGACGAACCAACAGCAGGCTTAGATATTGAATCAGTTATTTCGATTAGGCAATTAGTTAAAAGAATAGCATCAGAAAAACGAGGTATTATTTTAACTAGTCACAACATGTCAGATATTGAAAGCTTGGCTGATAGGATCTTTTTAATCGGCGGTGGGATGATTCATTTTGAAGGGTCAATTCAAGAAGTAAAGAAATTTGCTGGTGTGGAAAATAATGCAAGTTTAGCTGATGCCTATTTAGCAGTAGCTGATCAGTTGAAAAGAAGGCAGGTGTAG
- a CDS encoding L,D-transpeptidase family protein, producing the protein MNNKNEEKNTHPTNNYRKWLIGILIGLIIILIGWLIFGHIQSKRNAEAEKFNSTHFNSNVVIYDIPVGKLTVKKATAKINEKAKNDAILEGDKVVLKKTGNKVITSKEVQSYFETQHTRYPSRKKWNFQNDALLKAKDKLNQIKDRQVKYTVNGKSFVFKRAEVFPNVSYRNNKYVFLDTKILEDKINSINKEVSTLHKSYDFKLPNGQVTKVKNESYGWAINEKKLLAGVENALSNDVQTLNGKNYIYGEGFSTYGTGYGLSNNGIGNNYVVVSLTDQKMWVYKNGKCVLTLDTIVTGTVETKLAHKNLETPTGVWYIHYKESPSVLKGTNDDGSKYSVDVKYWMPFTLTGCGFHDNSWRKNWSKTAYLNDGSYGCVNLRPSDAPKVWDNVEKNEAVIIYK; encoded by the coding sequence ATGAATAATAAAAACGAAGAAAAAAATACCCATCCCACAAATAACTATCGTAAGTGGCTAATAGGTATTTTAATTGGCTTAATAATAATTTTAATAGGTTGGTTAATTTTTGGTCATATTCAGTCTAAAAGAAATGCTGAAGCAGAAAAATTTAATTCTACCCACTTTAATTCGAATGTTGTAATTTATGATATTCCTGTCGGAAAGCTAACGGTCAAAAAGGCTACTGCAAAAATAAATGAAAAAGCAAAAAATGATGCGATTTTAGAGGGAGATAAAGTCGTATTAAAGAAGACCGGTAATAAAGTAATTACGAGTAAAGAAGTTCAATCATATTTTGAAACTCAACATACTCGCTACCCTAGCCGAAAGAAATGGAATTTTCAAAATGATGCCTTATTAAAGGCAAAGGATAAATTAAATCAGATTAAAGATCGTCAAGTAAAATATACTGTAAATGGCAAATCTTTCGTATTTAAAAGAGCAGAAGTATTTCCAAATGTATCATATAGAAATAATAAGTATGTATTTTTAGATACAAAAATTCTAGAAGATAAAATTAACAGCATTAACAAAGAAGTATCTACTCTTCACAAATCTTATGACTTCAAGCTTCCAAATGGTCAAGTTACGAAGGTTAAGAATGAAAGCTATGGCTGGGCTATTAATGAAAAGAAATTATTAGCTGGTGTTGAGAATGCATTATCTAATGATGTTCAAACACTTAATGGAAAGAATTATATCTATGGGGAAGGTTTTAGTACCTATGGAACTGGCTATGGGTTAAGCAATAATGGAATTGGTAATAATTATGTTGTTGTTTCTTTAACTGATCAAAAGATGTGGGTCTATAAGAATGGCAAATGTGTATTAACATTAGATACAATTGTTACTGGTACAGTGGAGACTAAGCTTGCTCATAAGAACCTAGAAACACCTACTGGAGTTTGGTATATTCACTATAAAGAATCTCCAAGTGTTTTAAAGGGAACAAATGATGATGGTTCGAAATACTCGGTTGATGTTAAATACTGGATGCCATTTACCTTAACAGGTTGCGGCTTCCATGATAATAGCTGGCGAAAGAATTGGTCAAAAACAGCTTACCTAAATGATGGTTCTTATGGATGTGTTAACTTAAGACCAAGTGATGCTCCCAAAGTTTGGGATAATGTAGAGAAAAACGAAGCTGTAATTATTTATAAATAA
- a CDS encoding ABC transporter permease has protein sequence MSFIKLALFQVRLYIKNTYFVNLVIIETTTMLLYEYLAHYVLQTYNGKEWLIAGVMGTWASCTTSAGALGFQRFQGTLPYLLNTGVAREKVLLATLIPASVYGLIAFPLAGLEAWLLKMPVNYLDFQLLVGIILLWIAAAVLSYFISLFFVLSKNAIVYEQLLLLPILLLSGLLSIPDAIRISIKPFQMLSPLTLPIRIIYHESIQWNWIMSYILVVVVFGVLSKLMTNIVIKRAFKEGRLSIF, from the coding sequence ATGTCTTTTATTAAATTAGCATTATTTCAAGTACGTTTATATATAAAAAATACTTATTTTGTAAATTTAGTGATTATTGAAACAACTACAATGCTACTTTATGAATATTTGGCTCACTATGTTTTGCAAACTTATAACGGGAAAGAATGGTTAATTGCGGGAGTAATGGGAACATGGGCATCATGTACTACTAGTGCTGGTGCATTAGGCTTTCAGAGATTTCAAGGGACTCTACCGTATCTATTAAATACTGGTGTAGCTAGAGAAAAAGTTTTACTGGCTACTCTGATTCCAGCTTCTGTGTATGGTTTAATTGCTTTTCCTTTAGCAGGATTAGAAGCTTGGTTATTAAAAATGCCAGTTAATTACTTAGATTTTCAATTATTAGTAGGGATCATCTTATTATGGATTGCAGCTGCAGTTTTAAGCTATTTTATTAGTTTATTTTTTGTTTTAAGCAAGAATGCAATTGTTTATGAACAGCTTTTATTATTACCAATTTTGCTTTTATCTGGACTTTTAAGTATTCCAGACGCAATTAGAATAAGTATCAAACCTTTTCAAATGCTAAGTCCGTTAACTTTACCAATTAGGATTATCTATCATGAATCTATTCAATGGAATTGGATAATGAGCTACATTTTAGTTGTAGTGGTCTTTGGAGTTTTATCTAAATTAATGACTAATATTGTAATTAAACGAGCTTTTAAAGAGGGGAGATTGAGCATATTTTGA
- a CDS encoding ABC transporter ATP-binding protein, with protein MSEVVQVQNITKTYGKKGEKQYQALKGVSFDVERGEFVGIMGASGSGKTTLLNILSTLDQPTTGNVYINGRDITGLNKNQMADFRGQEIGFIFQDFNLLENLTNRENIALPLSLQNVKSSQINPKVDKIAKRLGIDHILNKYPAEISGGQKQRVAAARALVHEPAILYGDEPTGALDSKSATELLETMKGLNENDRVSILMVTHDPYSASYASRILFIKDGKIGKEIKKDGKSREEFYQEIIAELGRR; from the coding sequence ATGAGTGAAGTAGTTCAAGTTCAAAATATTACTAAGACTTATGGTAAAAAAGGTGAAAAACAATACCAAGCTTTAAAGGGCGTCAGCTTTGATGTGGAACGTGGTGAATTTGTTGGAATCATGGGTGCATCTGGGTCTGGTAAAACCACTTTGTTAAATATTTTATCTACATTAGATCAACCTACAACTGGAAATGTATATATTAATGGTCGCGATATTACTGGCTTAAATAAAAATCAAATGGCAGATTTCCGCGGTCAAGAAATTGGGTTTATTTTTCAAGATTTTAACCTATTAGAAAATCTAACAAATCGTGAAAATATTGCTCTTCCTCTTTCACTTCAAAATGTAAAGAGCAGTCAGATTAATCCTAAAGTGGATAAAATTGCTAAGCGACTAGGAATTGATCATATTTTAAATAAATATCCGGCAGAAATCTCTGGTGGACAAAAACAACGTGTTGCAGCAGCGCGTGCATTAGTTCATGAACCAGCTATTCTTTATGGAGATGAACCAACTGGGGCACTTGATTCAAAGAGTGCTACTGAATTACTTGAAACAATGAAAGGTCTAAATGAAAATGATAGAGTTTCTATTTTAATGGTTACTCACGATCCATATTCTGCTTCATATGCTAGTCGAATTCTTTTCATTAAAGATGGTAAGATCGGAAAAGAAATTAAAAAAGATGGTAAAAGTAGAGAAGAATTTTATCAAGAAATTATTGCTGAATTAGGTAGACGTTAA
- a CDS encoding ABC transporter permease: MLWKLSLTGIKSRFKDYLVLFSGLTFASAIFYMFMTLATNPAFLKGSLSIAFKITQIVFGFGIALLSIITFVYIVYANSFLLSMRQKDYGMYMMLGARTSKIGRLIFTETLVVGLLATLLGTVLGVGLTQGVSSVLISQLGLQIHKFVGFYLPALLWTIAFFAILFFLAAFWNRHKLVKSNVINLLHEDQKPVKLHRNKLWKFIEAILGIALLAIGYWAMMHAAKLGTKTIPIAFFTIVFGSYFTFDSFFTAIIDLLRKNLAYKYKKLHSFTLGQLKFRLSDYTRILSTVSLLFALALGAITVGLNFNNMTEQSMQSTYYDVVLYGHNKKVDNQLKKVSVKSTTTFDYKMVVEGKGKEKARVLYIPENQIKNNQIMYQHYSRKNDMNHYDTRRIKASDFNNKTDANEAQYQLVSLTPYIDAQAKVVPETQYNQVKAKVNRIELLRVNNFRSNFNNIEKLQKLSATQMMSSPEVDKDAINVNLSNSKSAQYRLVSSMTSGFEFMGFFLGLAFLEMLASTLMFKVLSGANSDKPRYQMLWKVGARKSLLKASIAKEIGILFALPAALGVVDVLFGLQLFKSILGMNTYDKLWIPFTIFGVLYVLYYLLTVVLYQHIVLQKED; encoded by the coding sequence ATGCTTTGGAAATTATCATTAACCGGGATTAAAAGCCGGTTCAAAGACTATTTAGTCCTTTTTTCAGGCTTAACTTTTGCTAGTGCGATCTTTTATATGTTCATGACTCTAGCTACAAACCCAGCTTTCTTAAAGGGTTCACTAAGTATTGCTTTTAAAATTACCCAAATTGTTTTTGGTTTTGGGATTGCATTACTTTCTATTATTACTTTTGTTTATATTGTATATGCCAATAGTTTTTTGCTTAGTATGAGACAAAAAGACTATGGGATGTATATGATGCTAGGAGCTAGAACAAGTAAAATTGGAAGATTAATCTTTACCGAAACTCTTGTTGTTGGCTTATTAGCTACCTTATTGGGTACAGTCTTAGGGGTTGGATTAACACAGGGAGTTTCTAGTGTGTTGATTTCCCAGCTAGGATTGCAAATTCATAAATTTGTTGGTTTTTACTTACCAGCCTTACTTTGGACAATAGCTTTCTTTGCGATTCTGTTCTTCCTAGCAGCTTTTTGGAATCGTCATAAATTAGTTAAGTCAAACGTGATTAACTTACTTCATGAAGATCAAAAACCGGTTAAATTACATAGAAATAAATTATGGAAATTTATTGAAGCTATTTTAGGAATTGCCTTACTTGCTATTGGTTATTGGGCAATGATGCATGCAGCAAAATTAGGAACAAAAACTATTCCAATAGCTTTCTTTACAATTGTTTTTGGTTCTTACTTTACTTTTGATTCCTTCTTTACAGCAATTATTGATTTACTTCGTAAGAACTTAGCTTACAAATATAAGAAATTACATTCCTTCACTTTAGGACAACTTAAATTTAGATTAAGTGATTATACTCGAATTTTATCTACTGTCTCATTATTGTTTGCTCTTGCTTTAGGAGCAATTACTGTTGGATTGAACTTTAATAATATGACTGAACAGTCAATGCAAAGTACCTATTATGATGTAGTTCTGTATGGTCATAATAAAAAGGTAGATAATCAATTAAAGAAAGTTTCTGTAAAATCTACTACAACGTTTGACTATAAGATGGTGGTAGAAGGTAAAGGAAAAGAAAAAGCGAGAGTACTTTATATTCCAGAAAATCAAATCAAGAATAATCAGATCATGTATCAACATTATTCAAGAAAAAATGATATGAATCATTATGATACTAGACGTATTAAAGCAAGTGATTTTAATAATAAGACTGATGCTAATGAAGCACAATATCAGTTAGTATCTTTAACTCCATATATTGATGCTCAAGCTAAAGTTGTGCCAGAAACTCAATATAATCAAGTTAAGGCTAAAGTAAATAGAATTGAGCTTTTAAGAGTTAACAATTTTAGAAGTAACTTTAATAATATTGAGAAACTCCAAAAACTATCAGCAACTCAAATGATGAGTTCACCAGAAGTTGATAAAGACGCAATTAATGTAAATCTCTCTAATTCTAAATCAGCACAATATCGCTTAGTTTCAAGTATGACCTCTGGTTTTGAATTTATGGGCTTCTTCTTAGGTTTAGCATTTTTAGAAATGCTTGCTTCAACATTGATGTTTAAAGTTTTATCTGGAGCAAACAGCGATAAACCAAGATACCAAATGCTTTGGAAGGTTGGAGCAAGAAAGAGCCTCTTAAAAGCATCTATTGCAAAAGAAATTGGAATTTTATTTGCTTTACCTGCTGCCTTAGGAGTAGTTGACGTTTTATTTGGACTTCAATTATTCAAGTCTATTTTAGGGATGAACACTTACGACAAACTTTGGATTCCATTTACTATTTTCGGAGTTCTTTACGTACTTTATTACTTATTAACGGTAGTTTTATATCAACATATTGTTTTACAAAAAGAAGATTAA
- the hflX gene encoding GTPase HflX, giving the protein MIDNQPKKTKAFIAGVNLNDPNFDYYMTELRELTLANNLDVVGQASQKAENIVAGTYFGVGKLNQIKDMARELHAKILVINDELSPTQIRNIESMTKLKVLDRTELILEIFSNRARSRQAKLQVQLARLQYELPRLHPSENNLDQQRGSGGASGGFANRGSGETKLELNRRTIGKQISAIKKELKDISKQEEIKSARRNNSRLPQVALVGYTNAGKSTTMNELLNVFSDEASKKQVFEKNMLFATLDTSVRRIDLKDDLSFILSDTVGFISKLPHNLIESFKATLQEAKDADLIINVVDASDHNMVQMIKTTQKVLDELKITNVPMITAYNKADLTDRNYPQIEGNDILYSAKDPESIKQLADLIVKKVFDNYEKVNLVLPLSDGKNLAYLHEYGQILNEDFKDDGVHVTVRLSPKDLEKFKTKTV; this is encoded by the coding sequence TTGATCGACAATCAACCAAAAAAAACTAAAGCATTTATTGCGGGCGTAAATTTAAATGATCCTAATTTTGACTATTATATGACTGAACTAAGAGAATTAACACTTGCCAACAACCTAGATGTTGTTGGTCAAGCAAGCCAAAAGGCTGAAAATATCGTTGCGGGAACATATTTTGGTGTTGGTAAACTTAATCAAATTAAAGATATGGCTCGAGAATTACATGCTAAAATTTTAGTCATTAATGATGAACTTTCGCCAACTCAAATTAGAAACATTGAGAGCATGACAAAACTTAAAGTGCTTGATCGAACTGAATTAATTTTAGAAATTTTCTCTAATCGAGCACGTAGTAGACAAGCTAAACTACAAGTTCAACTTGCTCGATTACAATATGAACTACCTCGGCTTCATCCATCAGAAAACAATCTAGACCAACAGCGTGGTTCTGGTGGTGCAAGCGGTGGTTTTGCTAACCGTGGTTCTGGTGAAACTAAGCTTGAATTAAATAGACGAACCATTGGTAAACAAATTAGTGCAATTAAAAAGGAACTAAAAGACATTAGCAAACAAGAAGAAATAAAATCTGCTAGACGAAACAATTCTCGTCTACCACAAGTCGCCCTCGTTGGCTACACTAATGCTGGAAAATCAACAACGATGAATGAGTTGTTGAATGTCTTTAGTGATGAAGCTTCTAAAAAGCAAGTATTTGAAAAAAATATGCTATTTGCGACTTTAGATACTAGTGTTAGAAGAATTGACTTAAAAGATGACTTAAGTTTTATCCTTTCAGATACCGTTGGTTTTATCTCCAAGTTACCTCATAACTTAATTGAATCATTTAAAGCTACTTTGCAAGAAGCTAAAGATGCTGACTTGATAATCAATGTCGTAGATGCTTCCGATCATAATATGGTTCAAATGATTAAAACGACCCAAAAAGTTTTAGATGAGTTGAAAATTACCAATGTACCAATGATTACTGCTTATAATAAAGCCGACTTGACAGATCGCAATTATCCACAAATTGAGGGAAATGATATTTTATATTCAGCGAAAGATCCCGAGTCAATTAAGCAACTAGCTGATTTAATTGTTAAGAAAGTTTTTGATAATTACGAAAAGGTAAACTTGGTCTTACCTTTATCAGACGGTAAAAATTTAGCTTATCTTCATGAATATGGTCAAATTTTAAATGAAGATTTCAAAGATGACGGCGTTCATGTTACAGTAAGACTATCACCAAAAGATCTAGAAAAATTTAAAACTAAAACTGTTTAG